The Mauremys reevesii isolate NIE-2019 linkage group 1, ASM1616193v1, whole genome shotgun sequence genome has a segment encoding these proteins:
- the LOC120370913 gene encoding collagen alpha-1(X) chain-like: MSRERQETHSMFLSGVWILAVSVTVAVQEKNPLAPCLPGPQGPPGNNGVPGHNGHNGLNGEKGEKGLRGEPGSTGTRGPQGPPGKLGPMGPKGESGQPGPTGPQGRPGECSPCQKSAFAMKLAKNYPAPKQPIIFHQILYNDQQHFDKATGIFTCQIPGVYYFGYNVELYRNTTVIQLMKNSQAVIGSYQTTLNSYENMSGSTVLKLKKGDKVWLEVNQESNGATHTSYFLGYLIFEI; the protein is encoded by the exons ATGTCACGGGAAAGACAAGAAACTCACAGCATGTTTTTATCAG GGGTCTGGATTTTAGCTGTTTCTGTCACTGTGGCAGTacaggaaaaaaaccctcttGCTCCATGTCTCCCAGGACCCCAAGGTCCTCCTGGGAACAATGGAGTTCCTGGTCATAATGGACACAATGGGCTCAACGGGGAGAAAGGGGAGAAGGGACTCAGAGGGGAACCAG GTTCCACAGGAACGCGTGGGCCACAGGGCCCTCCAGGAAAACTAGGTCCAATGGGACCGAAGGGCGAAAGTGGACAACCAGGTCCCACTGGCCCACAAGGACGCCCGGGAGAATGCTCACCATGTCAGAAATCTGCCTTTGCCATGAAACTCGCCAAAAACTATCCAGCTCCTAAACAACCCATTATATTTCATCAAATTTTATACAATGATCAGCAACATTTTGATAAGGCCACAGGAATTTTCACTTGCCAAATACCTGGAGTTTATTACTTTGGCTACAATGTGGAGTTGTACCGGAACACCACGGTCATTCAGCTAATGAAAAACAGCCAGGCAGTGATAGGATCATATCAGACCACCCTAAACTCTTATGAAAATATGTCAGGAAGTACAGTCCTTAAGCTGAAGAAGGGTGACAAGGTCTGGTTAGAAGTGAACCAGGAGAGTAATGGAGCGACACACACGAGCTACTTTTTGGGTTACCTTATATTTGAAATTTAg